In Halorubellus sp. JP-L1, one DNA window encodes the following:
- a CDS encoding 50S ribosomal protein L16 — protein MSEKPASMYREISKPPYTRREYITGIPGSKIAQHKMGDAQSDPEDYPVQISLRVDEELQIRHGSLEAARLSANRHLIKELGEGNYKMILRKFPHHVIRENKQATGAGADRVSDGMRQAFGKVVGTAARIGDGERLFTLYCDVDQATAGKEAFRRAYNKISPPCRIDVERGEELLVS, from the coding sequence ATGAGCGAGAAGCCGGCGTCGATGTACCGGGAGATCTCGAAGCCGCCGTACACGCGGCGCGAGTACATCACGGGCATCCCTGGGTCGAAGATCGCACAGCACAAGATGGGCGACGCGCAGAGCGATCCCGAGGACTATCCCGTCCAGATCAGTCTGCGCGTCGACGAGGAGCTCCAGATCCGTCACGGCAGCCTCGAGGCCGCGCGCCTCTCGGCGAACCGGCACCTCATCAAGGAGCTCGGCGAGGGCAACTACAAGATGATCCTGCGGAAGTTCCCGCACCACGTGATCCGGGAGAACAAGCAGGCGACGGGTGCGGGCGCGGACCGCGTCTCCGACGGGATGCGCCAGGCGTTCGGGAAGGTCGTCGGCACGGCCGCACGCATCGGTGACGGCGAGCGATTGTTCACGCTGTACTGCGACGTCGACCAGGCCACCGCCGGCAAGGAGGCGTTCCGGCGCGCGTACAACAAGATCAGCCCGCCGTGTCGCATCGACGTCGAACGCGGCGAGGAACTCCTCGTCTCCTGA
- the sucD gene encoding succinate--CoA ligase subunit alpha, translated as MSVFVDDDTRVIVQGITGGEGKFHAGQMIEYGTNVVAGAVPGKGGQEVHGVPVYDTVEKAAREEDADASVIFVPPAFAADAIFEALDAPIDLAVAITEGVPVQDMARVNKRLGEVDTRLIGPNCPGIITPGEAKLGILPGNIFESGNVGLVSRSGTLTYQVVSNLTDRGIGQTTAIGIGGDPIIGTDFIDALEAFEADQDTDAVVMCGEIGGEDEEQAAKFIAEHMDTPVAGFIAGRTAPPGKRMGHAGAIVSGSGTGTAQSKIDALNDAGVPVGDTPEEVADHIEDFL; from the coding sequence ATGAGCGTATTCGTCGACGACGACACGAGAGTCATCGTGCAGGGTATCACGGGCGGCGAGGGCAAGTTCCACGCCGGCCAGATGATCGAGTATGGCACCAACGTGGTCGCCGGTGCGGTCCCCGGGAAGGGCGGGCAGGAGGTCCACGGCGTCCCGGTCTACGACACCGTGGAGAAGGCGGCGCGCGAGGAGGACGCGGACGCGAGCGTCATCTTCGTGCCGCCGGCGTTCGCTGCGGACGCGATCTTCGAGGCGCTGGACGCGCCGATCGACCTGGCTGTCGCCATCACGGAGGGCGTCCCCGTCCAGGACATGGCGCGAGTGAACAAGCGCCTGGGCGAGGTCGACACGCGCCTCATCGGCCCGAACTGTCCGGGCATCATCACGCCGGGCGAGGCGAAGCTCGGCATCCTCCCCGGGAACATCTTCGAGTCCGGGAACGTCGGGCTCGTCTCTCGCTCGGGGACGCTGACGTACCAGGTCGTCTCGAACCTCACCGACCGCGGAATCGGGCAGACGACCGCGATCGGCATCGGTGGCGACCCCATCATCGGGACGGACTTCATCGACGCGCTGGAGGCGTTCGAGGCCGACCAGGACACGGACGCGGTCGTGATGTGCGGCGAGATCGGTGGCGAGGACGAGGAGCAGGCCGCGAAGTTCATCGCGGAGCACATGGACACGCCCGTCGCGGGCTTCATCGCGGGCCGGACGGCGCCGCCGGGCAAGCGCATGGGTCACGCGGGCGCGATCGTCTCCGGGAGCGGTACCGGGACGGCGCAGTCGAAGATCGACGCCCTGAACGATGCGGGCGTCCCGGTCGGCGACACGCCCGAGGAGGTCGCCGACCACATCGAGGACTTCCTGTAA
- a CDS encoding ABC transporter permease codes for MNRQYVARRAMFGVVSFYAVLSLAFFFMALAPDPNKALLAYQGGSEEQIQTLLAAKGYDEPLLERYVGYLWDITTLDWGQTTGRFGRGGPEVLDVLAKHLPYTLVYVVPAVVVGFAGGIGLGVYAAIKKGGYVDRVVQSVGYFGFGIPNFFFAELALFALEEQYGILDFTIGRQSSRVYTPGELFNIWTVDHLLQFAVVAAILAVSLVAGQLRYARSECLEYVSADFVKLARAKGASEYRVMAHVARNAALPLMAMFLADLVTVLVVHVFVLEFVFNVPGIGQMGIVAVKQRDLPFVMGITIVIAGFGVVANFLQDVGLGAIDPRTETN; via the coding sequence GTGAATCGACAGTACGTCGCGCGCCGCGCCATGTTCGGCGTCGTCTCGTTCTACGCCGTGCTGTCCCTCGCGTTCTTCTTCATGGCGCTCGCGCCGGACCCGAACAAGGCCCTGCTGGCGTACCAGGGCGGGAGCGAGGAACAGATCCAGACGCTCCTCGCCGCGAAGGGGTACGACGAACCGCTCCTGGAGCGCTACGTCGGGTACCTCTGGGACATAACGACGCTGGACTGGGGACAGACGACGGGGCGCTTCGGTCGCGGCGGCCCGGAAGTTCTGGACGTGCTCGCGAAACACCTCCCGTACACGCTCGTCTACGTCGTTCCGGCGGTCGTCGTCGGCTTCGCCGGCGGCATCGGCCTGGGCGTCTACGCCGCAATCAAGAAAGGCGGGTACGTCGACCGAGTGGTCCAGTCGGTCGGGTACTTCGGGTTCGGCATCCCGAACTTCTTCTTTGCGGAGCTCGCGCTGTTCGCGCTCGAGGAGCAGTACGGCATCCTCGACTTCACGATCGGTCGGCAGAGCTCGCGGGTCTACACGCCCGGCGAGCTCTTCAATATCTGGACGGTGGACCACCTCCTCCAGTTCGCGGTCGTCGCCGCTATCCTCGCGGTCTCGCTCGTCGCCGGACAGCTCCGGTACGCGCGCTCGGAGTGCCTGGAGTACGTCTCCGCTGACTTCGTGAAGCTCGCGCGAGCGAAGGGCGCGAGCGAGTACCGCGTGATGGCCCACGTCGCTCGGAACGCCGCGCTGCCGCTGATGGCGATGTTCCTCGCGGACCTCGTGACGGTGCTCGTCGTGCACGTGTTCGTCCTCGAGTTCGTGTTCAACGTCCCCGGCATCGGCCAGATGGGTATCGTCGCCGTCAAGCAGCGCGACCTCCCGTTCGTGATGGGGATCACGATCGTCATCGCGGGGTTCGGCGTCGTCGCGAACTTCCTCCAGGACGTCGGCCTCGGCGCGATCGATCCCCGAACCGAGACGAACTGA
- the sucC gene encoding ADP-forming succinate--CoA ligase subunit beta — protein sequence MKLQEYQGKQVFADAGIPTPPSTLASTVDEAVAAADDIGYPVAIKAQVQVGGRGKAGGIKLVDNAEEAREAAESIIGMDLKGIPVDRVLVEGAVDFVNELYVGVTMDRGEGKPVVMVSTKGGVDIEQVAEDDPDAIVREHVDPVYGMHPFQARKAVYDAGVEADVALDVAKIVQTVYELWDDSDATEVEINPVMVTSDREVVAADAVMKIDEDAMFRQPRFEEMEDEANAGGDELEQKADEYGFDYVRLDGNVGIIGNGAGLVMTTLDLVDHYGGKPANFLDIGGGAKAERVTNALDMVFSDENVDSVVFNIFGGITRGDEVARGINTALEQFDTIPKPVVVRLAGTNWEEGMEILNEDLVEVEKTLEDAVQRAVENAEEVSQQ from the coding sequence ATGAAGCTTCAGGAATACCAAGGGAAGCAGGTCTTCGCCGACGCCGGCATCCCGACACCGCCGTCGACGCTCGCGTCGACGGTGGACGAGGCGGTAGCCGCGGCCGACGACATCGGATACCCGGTCGCGATCAAAGCCCAGGTCCAGGTCGGTGGACGTGGGAAGGCAGGGGGCATCAAGCTCGTCGACAATGCCGAGGAGGCTCGCGAGGCCGCGGAATCCATCATCGGGATGGACCTCAAGGGCATCCCCGTCGACCGCGTGCTCGTCGAGGGCGCCGTCGACTTCGTGAACGAGCTGTACGTCGGCGTGACGATGGACCGCGGCGAGGGCAAGCCCGTGGTGATGGTGTCGACGAAGGGCGGCGTCGACATCGAGCAGGTCGCCGAGGACGACCCGGACGCGATCGTTCGCGAGCACGTCGACCCCGTGTACGGGATGCATCCGTTCCAGGCGCGGAAGGCCGTCTACGACGCCGGCGTCGAGGCGGACGTCGCGCTCGACGTCGCGAAGATCGTCCAGACCGTCTACGAACTCTGGGACGACAGCGACGCGACCGAGGTCGAGATCAACCCCGTGATGGTGACGAGCGACCGCGAGGTCGTCGCGGCCGACGCCGTGATGAAGATCGACGAGGACGCGATGTTCCGCCAGCCGCGGTTCGAGGAGATGGAGGACGAGGCGAACGCCGGCGGCGACGAACTCGAGCAGAAGGCCGACGAGTACGGGTTCGACTACGTGCGTCTGGACGGGAACGTCGGTATCATCGGGAACGGTGCGGGCCTGGTGATGACGACGCTCGACCTCGTCGACCACTACGGCGGGAAGCCCGCGAACTTCCTCGACATCGGCGGCGGTGCGAAGGCCGAGCGCGTCACGAACGCGCTGGACATGGTATTCAGCGACGAGAACGTCGATAGCGTCGTGTTCAACATCTTCGGGGGCATCACGCGTGGCGACGAAGTCGCACGCGGCATCAACACGGCCCTGGAGCAGTTCGACACGATCCCGAAACCGGTCGTCGTCCGGCTCGCGGGCACGAACTGGGAGGAGGGCATGGAGATTCTGAACGAGGACCTGGTCGAGGTCGAGAAGACCCTCGAGGACGCAGTGCAGCGTGCAGTCGAGAACGCAGAGGAGGTGAGCCAGCAATGA
- a CDS encoding ABC transporter permease, whose product MTDVDDHATTGTPPDSATEATAIAEFETVDWDAIEPSRRSLRARTLVFLVGVAVLSAGVLYDYFEMPPKQPLFEGIGPTTTLFGQRLLPLYWDVRGIEWLFLASILAFACFAVVPLAKQPRLTRFYWERLRRDRFATGSLFFLAAVFVLGVVGPVLYPPTIDTAVQSQPPAFTSTPINYYVSDCVGSAAGERCHGTLRYPLGTNALGKPLTALTISGMRVVVELAFVTSLFIVPLATAVGTVAGYFRGRVDTVLMGYVDAQQTVPAFVAYLLLAFWGRSLFLFVLVFGLFSWGGIARLVRSETLQRREDQFVLAAKNAGASDWYVIREHILPNVSNTVVTAMTRMIPLLILLHTAVAYMGMNRIMNESWGETIANGFNGLQAAFPQVWWTPVVPTVFLALTVMAFGALGDGLRDALDPRQA is encoded by the coding sequence ATGACTGACGTCGACGACCACGCGACGACGGGGACGCCCCCTGATTCGGCGACGGAAGCGACCGCGATCGCCGAGTTCGAGACCGTGGACTGGGACGCGATCGAACCGTCCAGGCGGTCGCTTCGCGCGCGCACGCTCGTCTTCCTCGTCGGCGTCGCCGTCCTCTCGGCTGGCGTCCTCTACGACTACTTCGAGATGCCCCCGAAGCAACCGCTGTTCGAGGGTATCGGCCCAACCACCACGCTGTTCGGCCAGCGGCTCCTCCCCCTGTACTGGGACGTCAGGGGCATCGAGTGGCTGTTCCTAGCGTCGATCCTCGCGTTCGCGTGCTTCGCGGTCGTCCCGCTCGCGAAACAGCCGCGACTCACCCGGTTCTACTGGGAGCGCCTCCGCCGTGACCGATTCGCGACCGGGTCCCTGTTCTTCCTCGCGGCCGTGTTCGTCCTCGGCGTCGTCGGCCCAGTCCTCTACCCGCCCACGATCGACACGGCCGTCCAGAGCCAGCCACCCGCGTTCACGAGCACGCCGATAAACTACTACGTCTCCGACTGCGTCGGCTCCGCGGCAGGCGAGCGCTGCCACGGCACCCTCAGGTACCCGCTGGGGACGAACGCGCTCGGGAAGCCCCTCACCGCGCTCACGATCTCGGGGATGCGCGTCGTCGTCGAGCTCGCGTTCGTCACGTCGCTGTTCATCGTCCCGCTCGCCACCGCCGTCGGCACCGTCGCGGGCTACTTCCGCGGGCGCGTCGACACCGTCCTCATGGGGTACGTCGACGCCCAACAGACCGTGCCCGCGTTCGTCGCGTACCTCCTGCTGGCGTTCTGGGGGCGGTCGCTGTTCCTGTTCGTCCTCGTCTTCGGCCTGTTCTCGTGGGGCGGCATCGCGCGCCTCGTGCGCAGCGAGACCTTGCAGCGCCGCGAGGACCAGTTCGTGCTCGCCGCGAAGAACGCCGGCGCGAGCGACTGGTACGTCATCCGCGAGCACATCCTCCCGAACGTCTCCAATACCGTCGTCACCGCGATGACGCGCATGATCCCGCTCCTCATCCTCCTCCACACCGCCGTCGCGTATATGGGCATGAACAGGATCATGAACGAATCCTGGGGCGAGACCATCGCGAACGGCTTCAACGGCCTCCAGGCCGCGTTCCCGCAGGTCTGGTGGACGCCCGTCGTTCCCACCGTGTTCCTCGCGCTCACCGTCATGGCGTTCGGCGCACTCGGCGACGGCCTCCGGGACGCACTCGACCCGCGGCAGGCGTAG